Within Micromonospora parathelypteridis, the genomic segment CGGCCACGGTGGTCATCGAAGCAGTCGCGAGGGCCTGGGCGGGCAGCCTGTTCAGGCCAGCACCCACGCCGGCCATGCCGGCACTGGCGAGCACGGCGGGCATGACAAGCACGCCGGGCATGACCCGGAGGTGTTCCGCCGCAAGTTCTGGCTGAGTCTGGTCTTGACCGTACCGATCGTGGTGACCAGTCACATGGTGATGGACTGGTTCGGCTATCGGCTGGACTTTCCGGGCGTCGACTGGGTGGGGCCGGTGCTGGGCACGGTGGTGTTCGTCTACGGCGGGTGGCCGTTCCTGCAGGGCGCGGTGCGGGAGGTCCGTGACCGGGCGCCGGGGATGATGTTGCTGATCGCGATGGCCATCACCGTCGCGTACGTGGCCTCGGCGGCGACCGCGCTGGGCGTGTTCGACCTGGACTTCTGGTGGGAGCTGGCAGCTCTGGTCACGATCATGCTGCTCGGGCACTGGCAGGAGATGAAGGCCATCGGCCAGGCCCGGGGCGCCCTGTCGGCCCTGGCCGCTCTGCTGCCCGACGACGCCGAACGCCTCGGCGGTGACGGTCAGCCCGAACAGGTGCGGGTCAGCGACTTGGGCGTCGGCGACGTGGTCCTGGTCCGTCCGGGCGGGCGGGTGCCGGCCGACGGGCGCATCACCGACGGCCGCGCGGAGGTGGACGAGTCGATGATCACCGGCGAGTCCCGGCCGGTCGGCCGCGAACGCGGCGACCGGGTAGTGGCGGGCACGGTCGCCACCGACGCGGCCATCCGGGTACGCGTCGACGCCATCGGCGAGGACACCGCCCTGGCCGGCATCCAACGCCTGGTCGCGCAGGCCCAGCAGTCCAGCGGCAGGGCACAGGTCCTCGCTGACCGGTTCGCGGCCTGGCTGTTCTACATCGCCACCGCCACCGCCGCCGCGACGCTGCTGATCTGGACACTGGTCGGCAACCTCGACGAGGCCGTCGTCCGCACCGTCACGGTGCTGGTGATCGCCTGCCCGCACGCGCTGGGGCTGGCCATCCCGCTGGTGATCGCCCTGTCGACCGCCGTGGCCGCGAAGGGCGGCATCCTGGTCAAGGACCGCCTCGCCCTGGAGCGCATGCGCACCATCGACACGGTGCTGTTCGACAAGACCGGCACCCTGACCCGCGGCGAGCACGTCGTCGCCGGTGTCGCCGCCACCGGCGACGTCAGCGAAACCGACGTACTGGCCCTCGCGGCGGCGGTCGAGGCCGACAGCGAACACCCCCTCGCACGGGCCATCGTCACCGCCGCCGCCCAGCAGGGCACCCGGCGAACCGCGACCGATTTCCGGTCGCTGACCGGCCGCGGGGTGCGCGCCGACGTCGACGGCGTCAGCTACGCCGTCGGCGGACCCGCCCTCCTGCGCGAACTCGGCGCCACGGCGCCCGGCGACCTCGACGAGCACCGGGCCGAGTGGTCCCGACGGGGAGCGGCCGTACTGCACCTGCTGCGTCTCGACGGCGACCAGGCACACGTCATCGGCGCCCTCGCCCTCGAAGACCAGATCCGCCCCGAGGCACGCCAAGCCATCGCCGACCTACGCCAACAGGGCATCCGCAAGATCGTCATGATCACCGGGGACGCGCGGCCGGTCGCCGAGGCGGTCGCCGCCGACCTGGGCTTCCGACCCGGCGAGGACGAAGTGTTCGCCGAGGTGCTGCCCGCCGACAAGGACGAGGCGGTCGGCGAGCTGCAACGCCGAGGGCTGCGGGTGGCAATGGTCGGCGACGGCGTGAACGACGCTCCCGCGCTGGCCCGCGCCGACGTCGGCATCGCCATCGGCGCCGGCACCGACGTCGCGATCGAATCCGCGGGTGTCGTGCTCGCCTCCTCAGACCCGCGCGGGGTCACCGGAGTCATCCGGCTCTCGCGCGCCTCGTACCGCAAGATGATCCAGAATCTGGCCTGGGCCGCCGGCTACAACGTCGTCGCCCTGCCGCTGGCCGCCGGTGCTCTGGCCTGGGCCGGAGTGAGCCTGAGTCCCGCGGTCGCCGCGGTGCTGATGTCCGCCTCGACGATCGTGGTCGCGCTCAACGCCCAACTGCTGCGCCGCGTGCAGCTCCGCCACCCGGATGATTCAGGTCTGAAGCGCGGACGGTAGCCCTCGGCACGCTCCTGCTCGCCCGCACGAGCAGGCGACGTCGCGGCAGGAAGGCTTGATCCGATCGACGCGCCGCGTGTCGTTGCCGAGATGGCCCTGGCCGTCTGCGCGCTCCCGCCGGCCCGTACTGGGCCGCCGGTCGACCGGTAACTGGCCCAGTCGCGCAGAATCACTGGCCGCCGGCTGCCAAGGTGAATCACGAGCTGCCGGCTAGCCATCGCGAAAAGATCGCCCGACGGGGACGCTGCGCTCGGGCTGCACCACAGCGCCGCCATCGTAGAGCAGGCCCTGCGGCCGCGTCCCAAGGAGGCGTCGAGCCCCGACCGGGTGCTTCCATGCTGATCGTGAGCGCTGCCCGGACAATCCGGTAGCTCTGACGGGACTAGCCGGCGTGGTTTAACGCTCGATCATTTGCATCTGCTCGTCGGTGTGGTGGCCACCTTCGGCAACGGGCAGCGCGGTGAGGGTCACGATCTGCTCGGGCGTGAGCGTGACGGCGTCCGCGGCGGCGTTCTCCTGCACCCGGCTGACCCGCTTGGTGCCGGGGATGGGAACGATGTCGTCGCCCTGGGCCAGCAGCCAGGCCAGTGCCACTTGGGCCGAGGTGGCGCCGACCTGATCGGCGACTGCCTTCACCTGGTCGGCTAGGCGCAGGTTGCGCTGGAAGTTCTCCCCGGTGAAGCGCGGGTGGTTCTTGCGGAAGTCGCCGTCGTCGAGCTTCTCGACGTCGGCCGGGGTGCGCAGGGCGCCGGTGAGGAAGCCGCGGCCGAGGGGGGAGTACGCGACCAGGCCGATGCCGAGCTCGCGCAGCAGCGGCAGGATCTCCTCCTGGTCGCGCGTCCACAGCGAGTACTCCGACTGCAGCGCGGTGACCGGGTGCACGGCGTGTGCGCGGCGGATGGTGTCGACCCAGGCCTCGGACAGGCCGACGTACCGGATCTTGCCGTCCTGCACGAGCTGTGCGAGGGCACCCATGGTGTCCTCGATCGGGGTGTCCGGGTCGACCCGATGCTGGTAGTACAGGTCGATGTGGTCGGTGCCGAGGCGCTTGAGTGAGCCGTCCACTGCGCTGCGGATGCTGTCCGGGGTGCTGTCCGGCTTTCCGGCGCCACGGCCGGTGTGCGAGATCAGGCCGAACTTGGTGGCCAGCACGACCTGGTCGCGGCGGCCTTGCAGGGCCTTGCCGACCAGTTCCTCGTTGACGTAGGGGCCGTAGACCTCGGCGGTGTCGATGAGGGTGACGCCGAGGTCGATCGCGCGGTGAATGGTGCGGATCGACTCGGCGTCGTCGCTGCCGGCGCCGCTGTAGCCGTGTGACATTCCCATCGCGCCAAGGCCGATGCGGGTGACCTCGAGTTCATTGAGCTTCGCGGTACGCATGGTGTTCCTCCGTGTTGTGCTGCGTCGAAGACCCCGCTGCCTCGGCGGGCAGCGGGGTCGGTTGGATCAGGCTTCGGGGATCTCGCGGCCGAAGCTCTCGAGGGTGATGGCCTCCGGCTCGGGGCCGCCGCGCTTGCCGGTGTCCAGGGCGTCGATCGCGGCGAGCTGTTCGCCGGTGAGCTCGAAGTCGAACACGCCGAAGTTTTCCGCGATCCGGGCCGGCTTGGTCGACTTCGGGATCGCCGAGCGGCCCTGCTGCAGGTGCCAGCGCAGCATCACCTGCGCGGGCGTCTTGCCGTGCGCCGTGGCGATGTCCCCGATCACCGGGTCCTGCAGCGTGCTGGTGTGCTCGCCGTCGCGGTAGAACGTAACGCCGCCGATCGGCGACCACGCCTGCGACAGGATGCCGTGCTGGGCACCGAAGGCCTCCACCTCGCGCTGCTGAAAATAGGGGTGCACCTCGAACTGGTTCACCGCCGGCACGACGGCAGCCGTGTCGAGAAGGCGGGTCAGGTGCTCGACCATGAAGTTGCTGACGCCGATGGCGCGGACCTTGCCGTCGGCCAGCAGCTTCTCCAGGGCGCGGTACGCGTCGAGGGTCTTGTCGAACTGCGCCGGCAGGGCTTGGTGCAGGATGAGCAGGTCGATCTGGTCGACGCCCAGCTTGCGGGCACTTTTGATGAAGCCGTGCAGGGTCTGCTCGTACCCGTAGTCGCTGATCCAGATCTTGGTTTCGATGAAGACATCGGAACGGTCGACGCCGGACGTGGTGATGGCCTCGCCGACTTCGCGCTCGTTGCCGTAGGCGGCGGCGGTGTCGATGAGCCGGTAGCCGGTCGACAGGGCCGCCTGCACGGCGTCGCGGGTCTCGTCCGGCGGGGTCTGGAAGACACCGAAGCCGATGGGGGGAATCGTGACGCCGTTGTTCAGCGTCAGCTGCGAAGCGGTGGACATGGAAAGCGTTTCCTCTCAGTTCTGGGGGAGCAGGCGGAGGGTGACCCCGTGCGCTTTCTCTCCCACGACGGAACCCACGATGGTGGGCCCGTACCGGTCGTACTTGGTGTGGTAGGCAACGTCGATGGCGGCATGGACGTCGGGGCTGGCGGGCTTGGTGAACACCACGTCGCGTTCCAGGCCGCCGGCGCGGATACACCCCGCGCCGGCGCACACCGCCCGCGCATACCAGGCGTTGGCTGGGCCGCGGGCCGAGCGGACGTACAGCTCGTCACCGGCGCGGACAACCCACATCGTCACCCACCGGCTGGGTGTGCCGTCGCTGCGCCGCGACGCGAGCTGCAGCTCCTCAGCGCGGCCGATGGTGGTCAGCTCTTCGCCTGTCCAGGACGTCGTCACAACTTCGGGTTCCACAACTCTTCCTCCAGGCCCTTCCGACAAGTGACGTACCCAGCCTGGTGTCAGCAAACATCGGTGTTCGGGTTGCAGGGAGTTTCTGCCGAAAGGGGTACCGGCAGAGTCCCCCAGCGCAGCTTCGAGCCGGGGACCGGCCGGTCAACAATGGTGCGGCGAGTGCTCGTGACCGTCGTCGGCGTCACTCTTGTGGGAAGTCGGTGCTGACGCTCAGCTCCTGCCAGGCCTCGAGCTCCGCGCGTTGGCTGTCGAGGGCATCGCCGATGACTTTCACCGCGTCCGAGCCGAGCAGCAGCAGGGCCGGTGGATGGCCGGCTTCGACGGCGGTGATCAGGACTTTGGCGGCTTTGGCCGGGTCGCCGGGCTGGGTGCCGTGGGTGTTGTCGTTCTCCTTGCGACGCTTGCCGGCGGTAGCGGCGTAGTCGTTGATGACCGTGGCTGACTGGGTCAGCGACCGACCGGCGAAGTCGGTGCGGAAGGCGCCGGGCTCGATCGTGGTGACCCTGATCCCGAGCGGCTCGACCTCCTTGCGCAGCGTGGCGGACATGCCTTCGAGCGCTGCTTTGCTGGCGGAGTAGTAGCCGGAGCCGGGGTTGAAGGAGCGCGCTCCGATCGAGGAGATGTTCACGATCGTGCCACTGCGCCGCGTCCGCATGCCCGGAAGCACCGCCTTGATCACGTTTACCGCGCCGAAGAAGTTCGTGGCGAACAACTCCTGCACGTCGGTGTCAACGCCTTCTTCGACCGCCGCGCGGTAGCCGTAGCCGGCGTTGTTGACCAGCACGTCGATGCTGCCGAAACTGTCCTCGGCCTGCTCGACGGCGGCGGTGACCTGCGCCGGGTCGGTCACGTCCAGGGCGACGGCCAGAGCCGTTTCGGGGTGGCTGTCGGCGAGGTCCTTGACCGTGGACGCGTCGCGGGCGGTGACGACGGCGTTGTCGCCGCGGGCGAGAACCGCGTCGGCGAGGGCGCGGCCCAGGCCGCTGGAACAGCCGGTGATCAACCAGGTGGTCATGTGGTTCCTCTCCGCGGTCAAACGCCGATGCGGACGAGCGCCTTGGTGGCGCGGCGGTCGATCATCGCGTCGTAGGCGTCCTTGATGTCGTCCAGGCCGGTTTCGTAGTCGAAGACCCGCCCTGGGTTGATCCGCCCGTGCAGGACGTCGTCGAGCAACTCGGGGATGTAGCGGCGGGCCGGGGCGACACCGCCGCGCAGGCCGACGTTGTGGAAGATGACCGTTTGCAGCGGAACGGTGGAGTCGTGCGGTACCCCGACGGCGCCGACGATCGAGCCGACCCGGGCGATACCGAAGGCGGTGGCCATCGACTGGCCGGTGCCCACGCACTCGAGGGCGGCGTCGACGCCGAGTCCTCCGGTCATGTTCATGATCAGCTTGATGGCGTCGTCGCCGCGCTCGGCGATGATGTCGGTCGCGCCGAACTCCCGGGCGAGGGCTTGGCGGACCGGGTTACGGCTCAGTGACATGATCCGCTCCGCGCCCAGACGCTTGGCCGCGATCACCGCGCACAGGCCCACCGCGCCGTCACCGACCACCGCGACGGTGTCTCCGGGCTTCACACCGGCACTGACGGCGGCGTGGTGCCCGGTGCACATCACATCCGACACAGCCACCAACGACTTCATCACCGCGTCGGAGTAGTCGCCGGAGGGCACCTTGACCAACGTCGCATCGGCGTACGGAACCTTGACGTACTCGCCCTGGCCGCCGTCGACGCCGTGGTTGCCGAACGAACCGCCGTTGAGGCAGTTACCGGTCCAGCCGGCCCGGCAGTTGGCGCAGGTGCCGTCGCAGAAGGTGAACGGCGCGACGACCAGATCCCCCGGCCGTACGGTGGTCACGTCAACGCCGACCTGCTCGACAACCCCAATGAACTCGTGGCCGATCGGGCCCAGAGCGTGCGGGTTGACACCGCGGTAGTACCACAGGTCGGAGCCGCAAACGCAGCCGAGCGTGACGCGCACGACCGCGTCCGTGGGTTTCTCGAGGTGCGGGTCAGGGCGCTCGCCGACGGTGATGTCGCCAGGGCCGCCGTAGAGAGTGGCACGCATGATGAGTTCTTTCCTCGTAGTGATGGAGAGCGCCTGCCCCGATCGGGGCGGCTTATGACGGCGAACAGCAGGAGCGTGGAGGACATCAGCGTGTAATCGGTGA encodes:
- a CDS encoding oxidoreductase encodes the protein MTTWLITGCSSGLGRALADAVLARGDNAVVTARDASTVKDLADSHPETALAVALDVTDPAQVTAAVEQAEDSFGSIDVLVNNAGYGYRAAVEEGVDTDVQELFATNFFGAVNVIKAVLPGMRTRRSGTIVNISSIGARSFNPGSGYYSASKAALEGMSATLRKEVEPLGIRVTTIEPGAFRTDFAGRSLTQSATVINDYAATAGKRRKENDNTHGTQPGDPAKAAKVLITAVEAGHPPALLLLGSDAVKVIGDALDSQRAELEAWQELSVSTDFPQE
- a CDS encoding aldo/keto reductase, translated to MRTAKLNELEVTRIGLGAMGMSHGYSGAGSDDAESIRTIHRAIDLGVTLIDTAEVYGPYVNEELVGKALQGRRDQVVLATKFGLISHTGRGAGKPDSTPDSIRSAVDGSLKRLGTDHIDLYYQHRVDPDTPIEDTMGALAQLVQDGKIRYVGLSEAWVDTIRRAHAVHPVTALQSEYSLWTRDQEEILPLLRELGIGLVAYSPLGRGFLTGALRTPADVEKLDDGDFRKNHPRFTGENFQRNLRLADQVKAVADQVGATSAQVALAWLLAQGDDIVPIPGTKRVSRVQENAAADAVTLTPEQIVTLTALPVAEGGHHTDEQMQMIER
- a CDS encoding aldo/keto reductase; its protein translation is MSTASQLTLNNGVTIPPIGFGVFQTPPDETRDAVQAALSTGYRLIDTAAAYGNEREVGEAITTSGVDRSDVFIETKIWISDYGYEQTLHGFIKSARKLGVDQIDLLILHQALPAQFDKTLDAYRALEKLLADGKVRAIGVSNFMVEHLTRLLDTAAVVPAVNQFEVHPYFQQREVEAFGAQHGILSQAWSPIGGVTFYRDGEHTSTLQDPVIGDIATAHGKTPAQVMLRWHLQQGRSAIPKSTKPARIAENFGVFDFELTGEQLAAIDALDTGKRGGPEPEAITLESFGREIPEA
- a CDS encoding heavy metal translocating P-type ATPase translates to MSHEDEHHPMQSPGEAVNRHGGHGGHRSSREGLGGQPVQASTHAGHAGTGEHGGHDKHAGHDPEVFRRKFWLSLVLTVPIVVTSHMVMDWFGYRLDFPGVDWVGPVLGTVVFVYGGWPFLQGAVREVRDRAPGMMLLIAMAITVAYVASAATALGVFDLDFWWELAALVTIMLLGHWQEMKAIGQARGALSALAALLPDDAERLGGDGQPEQVRVSDLGVGDVVLVRPGGRVPADGRITDGRAEVDESMITGESRPVGRERGDRVVAGTVATDAAIRVRVDAIGEDTALAGIQRLVAQAQQSSGRAQVLADRFAAWLFYIATATAAATLLIWTLVGNLDEAVVRTVTVLVIACPHALGLAIPLVIALSTAVAAKGGILVKDRLALERMRTIDTVLFDKTGTLTRGEHVVAGVAATGDVSETDVLALAAAVEADSEHPLARAIVTAAAQQGTRRTATDFRSLTGRGVRADVDGVSYAVGGPALLRELGATAPGDLDEHRAEWSRRGAAVLHLLRLDGDQAHVIGALALEDQIRPEARQAIADLRQQGIRKIVMITGDARPVAEAVAADLGFRPGEDEVFAEVLPADKDEAVGELQRRGLRVAMVGDGVNDAPALARADVGIAIGAGTDVAIESAGVVLASSDPRGVTGVIRLSRASYRKMIQNLAWAAGYNVVALPLAAGALAWAGVSLSPAVAAVLMSASTIVVALNAQLLRRVQLRHPDDSGLKRGR
- a CDS encoding DUF2255 family protein, translating into MEPEVVTTSWTGEELTTIGRAEELQLASRRSDGTPSRWVTMWVVRAGDELYVRSARGPANAWYARAVCAGAGCIRAGGLERDVVFTKPASPDVHAAIDVAYHTKYDRYGPTIVGSVVGEKAHGVTLRLLPQN
- a CDS encoding zinc-dependent alcohol dehydrogenase family protein, which codes for MRATLYGGPGDITVGERPDPHLEKPTDAVVRVTLGCVCGSDLWYYRGVNPHALGPIGHEFIGVVEQVGVDVTTVRPGDLVVAPFTFCDGTCANCRAGWTGNCLNGGSFGNHGVDGGQGEYVKVPYADATLVKVPSGDYSDAVMKSLVAVSDVMCTGHHAAVSAGVKPGDTVAVVGDGAVGLCAVIAAKRLGAERIMSLSRNPVRQALAREFGATDIIAERGDDAIKLIMNMTGGLGVDAALECVGTGQSMATAFGIARVGSIVGAVGVPHDSTVPLQTVIFHNVGLRGGVAPARRYIPELLDDVLHGRINPGRVFDYETGLDDIKDAYDAMIDRRATKALVRIGV